In one Niallia taxi genomic region, the following are encoded:
- a CDS encoding aminoglycoside phosphotransferase family protein, with the protein MKFNNRGDDNLVYRLLSLLQTKLPYPVKELKRIRKQVYLVITDYNWLILKEFPSYKKLKIQEAFTNSLHYEGFHATYRFFSFDQDPIIIDNCIYGCIEYIPGSLKPFSYGEKESRQEALVLLGQYYECTEKLVDAYQYVLPHFDIYEKWVERSKQFKANLPVAAPFIKKNLLQELTSWIDWTLYQLEKEKVNMANEKKVILHGDVAHHNFIRGLNGHLYLIDFDLISIGPRSMDYLQFANRILPVIGWSHSQLQKMNLLQPFLHERSFLIGLAFPTDILREWNRLIRQNKMENDLAREHVVELTEQQFSKRRKFVNKMMKLTD; encoded by the coding sequence ATGAAATTTAACAACAGAGGAGACGATAATTTAGTCTATCGTCTCCTCTCTTTATTACAAACGAAGCTGCCTTATCCGGTTAAAGAACTAAAGCGAATTCGTAAGCAAGTATATTTAGTTATAACAGACTATAATTGGCTAATATTGAAGGAGTTTCCGAGCTATAAAAAACTAAAAATTCAAGAGGCATTTACGAATTCCCTTCATTATGAGGGTTTTCATGCAACCTATCGCTTTTTTTCATTTGATCAGGACCCAATTATTATAGATAATTGCATCTACGGATGCATTGAGTACATACCTGGAAGTCTTAAACCTTTCTCTTACGGGGAAAAGGAAAGCAGACAGGAGGCCTTAGTCTTATTAGGGCAATATTACGAATGCACAGAAAAGCTCGTTGATGCATATCAATATGTTTTGCCTCATTTTGATATTTATGAGAAGTGGGTGGAAAGAAGTAAGCAGTTTAAGGCAAATTTACCTGTTGCAGCTCCATTTATAAAAAAAAATTTGCTGCAGGAATTGACCAGCTGGATTGACTGGACACTTTACCAATTAGAAAAAGAAAAAGTTAATATGGCGAATGAAAAAAAGGTAATCTTACATGGAGATGTTGCACATCATAATTTTATCCGTGGTTTAAATGGACATTTATATTTAATTGATTTTGACCTTATTAGTATTGGCCCAAGAAGTATGGATTATTTACAATTTGCCAATCGGATTTTACCGGTTATTGGTTGGTCCCATTCTCAGCTTCAAAAAATGAATTTGCTACAGCCATTCCTACACGAAAGATCTTTTTTAATTGGATTAGCCTTTCCAACAGATATACTGCGTGAATGGAATCGGCTTATTAGGCAGAATAAGATGGAAAATGACTTAGCTAGAGAGCATGTTGTGGAGCTAACAGAGCAACAATTTTCTAAAAGGAGAAAATTTGTCAATAAAATGATGAAATTAACCGATTAG
- a CDS encoding YhcN/YlaJ family sporulation lipoprotein produces the protein MKWNKAAAPLTLTFMLLAGCGNTDQDLDNDGKEESMPLGYYSNERHEQESTGNARVLGNQDNDGPLTEALDHTFGSEGKQNRANTSNNLNARTENIGNRVDVYDTELADKINKAVLKVNNVKDVRTLVYEDNVLVALEVDNRATSKNTRSAVRKEIDSYINGKEASIVTDKGIFLNIDSINKGIRKRLPEKTIDINKRDIINKANRSNNL, from the coding sequence ATGAAGTGGAATAAGGCAGCAGCTCCATTAACGCTAACTTTCATGCTGTTGGCAGGCTGCGGCAATACAGATCAAGACCTGGACAATGACGGTAAAGAAGAATCTATGCCACTCGGTTATTATTCAAATGAGCGCCATGAACAAGAAAGTACAGGAAATGCAAGGGTATTAGGAAATCAAGATAATGATGGACCGCTAACAGAGGCGCTCGACCATACATTCGGAAGTGAAGGCAAACAAAACCGTGCTAATACAAGCAATAATCTAAATGCCCGTACTGAAAATATCGGAAATCGAGTAGATGTTTATGATACAGAGCTGGCAGATAAGATTAATAAGGCCGTTTTAAAAGTAAATAACGTAAAAGATGTGCGTACATTAGTATATGAAGACAATGTGTTAGTTGCATTGGAAGTGGATAACAGAGCAACAAGCAAAAACACAAGATCTGCTGTACGGAAGGAAATAGATAGCTATATAAATGGGAAAGAAGCATCTATTGTAACAGATAAAGGGATTTTCCTTAATATAGACAGTATTAATAAAGGAATCCGAAAACGTCTTCCAGAAAAAACAATTGATATAAATAAGCGGGACATTATCAATAAGGCTAACAGGTCCAATAATTTATAA
- a CDS encoding NAD-dependent epimerase/dehydratase family protein, with protein sequence MVKVLVTGGASNSMAVKVMEKLTASGMKVVLADNREWDLDTNLNGMASYYKTDLDKRELTSIFKKENIDIVLHLKHELITSNAMKDSFDQSEVNIATTINVLEACVEAKVKKVIFPSAISVYGNQTEEAVEDNFLAPALFEGLSKKMEEKYVMHYHKLYSLPFTILRFADIYGIQTKGFIADNLEKAIDGQAPVIYGDGKQLRNFVYIDDAVDAIFASLTKGDNEIINIATQSMYSLQKAAEMIGEAAGNLHPIFENSQDELASSCSVSVAKAKEILGWKADISLREGLEKAMQQFRLKKHS encoded by the coding sequence ATGGTGAAGGTACTTGTGACTGGGGGAGCCAGTAATAGCATGGCAGTTAAGGTAATGGAAAAGCTTACAGCGAGTGGAATGAAGGTAGTGCTGGCAGATAATCGTGAATGGGATTTGGATACAAATCTAAATGGAATGGCTAGCTATTATAAAACGGATCTAGACAAGAGAGAGCTAACTTCCATTTTCAAAAAGGAAAACATAGATATTGTATTGCATCTGAAACATGAGCTTATTACTTCTAATGCTATGAAAGATTCATTTGATCAGTCAGAAGTAAATATTGCAACAACGATAAATGTGCTCGAGGCTTGTGTAGAAGCTAAAGTGAAAAAGGTGATTTTTCCAAGTGCCATTTCTGTTTACGGGAATCAAACCGAAGAGGCTGTTGAAGACAACTTTTTAGCTCCAGCTCTTTTCGAAGGCTTATCGAAAAAGATGGAAGAGAAGTATGTTATGCACTATCATAAGCTATATTCTTTACCTTTTACCATTTTGAGATTTGCAGATATATATGGCATTCAAACAAAAGGTTTCATTGCAGACAATTTGGAAAAGGCGATAGATGGACAGGCTCCTGTTATTTATGGTGATGGAAAACAGCTTCGAAACTTTGTTTATATTGATGATGCCGTGGATGCTATTTTTGCTTCCTTGACAAAGGGGGATAATGAAATAATTAATATTGCCACACAAAGTATGTACAGTTTACAAAAAGCAGCAGAAATGATTGGGGAAGCAGCTGGAAATCTGCATCCGATTTTTGAGAATTCACAAGACGAACTTGCTTCCTCTTGTTCAGTATCTGTTGCAAAGGCAAAGGAAATATTGGGTTGGAAAGCAGATATATCATTGCGTGAGGGGCTTGAAAAGGCAATGCAGCAATTTAGATTAAAAAAGCATTCTTAA
- a CDS encoding intercompartmental signaling factor BofC: MKTRFLLLFSILLIILLSAFPAWENVANAQSPKKFAVLLQRVYLDGEVSEECIEETIWSMEDFWSKYENWQLVNMDSHQFVFKQEMDDISPLLKANGYFGVSDEGVLGVYNGKPNKSNIIQSFFQIDLEKLESTQQKSLQNGIPIKNKNRYVEVLETFKSLDTNNLAN; this comes from the coding sequence ATGAAAACCAGATTCCTTTTATTGTTCTCTATTCTTCTTATCATTCTATTATCTGCGTTTCCGGCTTGGGAGAATGTAGCTAATGCACAATCTCCGAAGAAGTTCGCTGTTTTGCTGCAAAGAGTATATTTAGATGGAGAAGTAAGTGAAGAGTGTATAGAGGAAACGATATGGTCGATGGAAGATTTCTGGTCCAAATATGAGAACTGGCAACTGGTGAATATGGATAGTCACCAATTTGTCTTTAAGCAGGAAATGGATGATATTTCACCATTACTTAAAGCAAATGGCTATTTCGGAGTCTCAGATGAAGGCGTTCTAGGTGTTTACAACGGTAAACCGAATAAGTCGAACATTATCCAATCCTTTTTCCAAATAGACTTAGAGAAGCTGGAATCCACGCAGCAAAAAAGTTTGCAAAACGGTATTCCAATCAAAAATAAGAATCGTTATGTCGAAGTTCTCGAGACATTTAAAAGTCTTGATACCAATAATCTAGCGAACTGA
- the ruvA gene encoding Holliday junction branch migration protein RuvA has protein sequence MYEYIKGKIEYIGPEYIVVENNDIGYQIKTPNPFSFSSMAKQNIIVYTYHYVREDMISLYGFRSQDEKTLFTKLLNVSGIGPKGALAILASGEPNQVISAIENEDEAFLVKFPGVGKKTARQMILDLKGKLSDIMPDFFPDLFNVDEVEQKKAGATQLDEALLALTALGYSDREVKKVVPQLKKEQLTTDEYIKLALKLLLKI, from the coding sequence TTGTACGAATATATTAAAGGGAAAATTGAATATATCGGACCTGAATACATAGTGGTCGAAAATAATGATATCGGTTATCAGATAAAAACACCGAATCCTTTCTCTTTTTCGTCTATGGCAAAGCAGAATATTATTGTTTATACGTATCATTATGTAAGAGAAGATATGATAAGCTTATACGGTTTCCGCTCACAGGATGAAAAGACATTATTTACAAAGCTGCTTAATGTATCGGGAATAGGGCCGAAGGGAGCACTTGCTATTTTGGCTTCAGGTGAGCCGAATCAAGTGATTTCTGCAATAGAAAATGAGGATGAAGCATTTTTAGTGAAGTTCCCTGGCGTCGGCAAAAAGACAGCAAGGCAAATGATTCTCGACTTGAAAGGAAAACTGTCAGACATTATGCCAGATTTCTTTCCTGATTTATTCAATGTGGATGAAGTGGAGCAGAAAAAAGCTGGTGCCACACAATTGGATGAAGCACTTCTAGCATTAACTGCACTCGGTTACTCGGATAGAGAGGTTAAAAAGGTCGTTCCACAGCTGAAGAAGGAACAGCTTACGACAGACGAGTATATTAAGCTTGCGTTAAAGCTGCTTCTCAAAATTTAA
- the ruvB gene encoding Holliday junction branch migration DNA helicase RuvB, protein MDDRIVSGEADSLEVSFEQSLRPLRLKEYIGQDKVKDNLEVFIEAAKFREEALDHVLLYGPPGLGKTTLATIIANEMGVNIRTTAGPAIERPGDLAAILTALEPGDVLFIDEIHRLPRSIEEVLYPAMEDYCLDIVIGKGPSARSVRLDLPPFTLVGATTRAGSVSAPLRDRFGVLSRLEYYNENQLTSIVVRTAQVLNVDIEDGAALEIARRSRGTPRIANRLLRRVRDFAQVKGNGSITDKLAHDSLELLQVDRLGLDHIDHKLLIGMIHKFRGGPVGLETIAATIGEEAHTIEDVYEPYLLQIGFLQRTPRGRIVTDLGYEHLNIEKEI, encoded by the coding sequence TTGGATGACCGCATCGTATCTGGAGAAGCCGACTCATTGGAAGTTTCCTTCGAGCAGAGTTTGCGCCCCCTTCGATTAAAAGAGTATATCGGCCAGGATAAAGTGAAAGATAATCTGGAAGTGTTCATAGAAGCGGCAAAATTTAGGGAAGAAGCCCTTGACCATGTCCTGTTGTATGGACCTCCAGGATTAGGTAAAACAACCTTGGCGACGATTATTGCAAATGAAATGGGCGTAAATATCAGGACGACTGCCGGGCCGGCAATTGAAAGGCCAGGTGATTTGGCCGCCATCCTCACTGCATTGGAGCCTGGAGATGTTCTTTTCATTGATGAGATTCACAGACTTCCCCGTTCCATTGAGGAAGTACTTTATCCTGCAATGGAAGACTATTGCTTAGATATTGTTATTGGCAAAGGCCCAAGTGCTAGGTCTGTCCGTCTTGACTTGCCGCCATTTACATTAGTTGGAGCGACAACAAGAGCAGGATCTGTGTCTGCACCACTTAGAGATCGATTCGGAGTCTTGAGCAGGCTGGAGTATTATAATGAGAATCAGTTAACAAGTATTGTGGTCCGCACAGCCCAAGTTTTAAACGTCGATATTGAGGACGGCGCAGCTTTGGAAATTGCCAGAAGATCAAGAGGGACACCAAGGATTGCAAACCGTTTGCTGAGAAGGGTAAGGGATTTTGCCCAGGTTAAAGGGAATGGTAGCATCACGGATAAACTTGCACATGATTCTTTGGAACTTTTGCAAGTTGACCGTTTAGGTTTAGACCATATTGACCATAAATTATTAATAGGCATGATTCATAAATTTAGAGGCGGGCCTGTTGGATTAGAGACAATTGCTGCAACAATTGGTGAGGAGGCTCATACGATTGAAGATGTTTATGAGCCATATTTACTGCAGATTGGATTTTTGCAGAGAACACCGCGTGGAAGGATTGTCACTGATTTAGGCTACGAGCATTTAAATATAGAAAAAGAGATTTAA
- the queA gene encoding tRNA preQ1(34) S-adenosylmethionine ribosyltransferase-isomerase QueA — translation MKVDLFDFHLPEELIAQVPLKDRTSSRLMVVDKETGSLEHRTFKDIIEYINPSDCLVLNDTRVLPARLHGEKEDTGAHIEVLLLKQQEGEQWETLVKPAKRVKKGTIISFGAGKLKAVCKEELEHGGRILEFLYDGIFYEILDELGEMPLPPYIKETLDDQDRYQTVYAKERGSAAAPTAGLHFTEELLEELKAKGVHIAFITLHVGLGTFRPVNVEDIDKHEMHAEFYQLTAGTAKLLNKVREEGGRILSVGTTSTRTLETIASANDGKFVESNGWTSIFIYPGYEFKGIDGMITNFHLPKSTLIMLVSALSSRENILHAYETAVKERYRFFSFGDAMFIR, via the coding sequence GTGAAAGTAGATTTATTTGATTTTCATCTGCCTGAAGAGTTGATTGCCCAAGTTCCTTTAAAGGACAGAACAAGCAGCAGGCTTATGGTAGTGGATAAGGAAACAGGCAGCTTGGAGCACCGTACATTCAAGGATATTATTGAATACATAAATCCAAGCGACTGCCTTGTTCTCAATGATACGAGAGTTCTTCCTGCAAGATTGCATGGTGAAAAAGAAGATACTGGTGCACATATTGAGGTGCTCCTGCTTAAGCAGCAGGAAGGCGAGCAATGGGAAACATTAGTAAAGCCTGCAAAGCGTGTGAAGAAGGGAACAATTATTTCCTTTGGAGCTGGTAAACTGAAGGCAGTTTGTAAAGAAGAGCTAGAGCATGGGGGAAGAATTCTGGAATTTTTGTATGACGGAATCTTTTATGAAATCCTCGATGAGCTTGGTGAAATGCCTCTGCCGCCATACATAAAGGAAACATTGGATGATCAAGACAGATATCAAACTGTTTATGCAAAGGAAAGAGGCTCTGCCGCTGCTCCGACTGCTGGTCTTCATTTTACAGAGGAGCTGCTTGAGGAATTAAAAGCAAAAGGTGTTCATATTGCCTTTATCACATTACATGTTGGCCTTGGCACTTTCCGCCCAGTAAATGTGGAGGATATTGATAAGCATGAGATGCATGCTGAATTTTATCAGCTTACTGCTGGCACTGCCAAGTTATTGAATAAGGTAAGAGAAGAAGGCGGCCGTATTTTGTCTGTCGGCACTACATCGACTCGCACATTAGAGACAATTGCAAGTGCGAATGACGGCAAGTTTGTGGAAAGTAACGGCTGGACCAGTATATTTATTTATCCTGGTTATGAATTCAAAGGGATTGATGGAATGATAACGAATTTCCATTTGCCGAAATCAACACTTATTATGCTTGTAAGTGCCCTTTCAAGCAGAGAGAACATTCTTCATGCCTATGAAACTGCTGTGAAAGAACGTTACCGTTTCTTTAGCTTTGGAGATGCTATGTTCATCAGATAA
- the tgt gene encoding tRNA guanosine(34) transglycosylase Tgt, whose product MTAIRYELIKTCKQTGARLGIVHTPHGSFETPAFMPVGTLATVKTMAPEDLKTMGANIILSNTYHLWLRPGHEIVKEAGGLHKFMNWDKAILTDSGGFQVFSLSDFRKIEEEGVHFRNHLNGDKLFLSPEKAMEIQNALGSDIMMAFDECPPYPAEYDYMKASVERTSRWAERCLKAHGRPEDQGLFGIIQGGEYEELRKQSARDLVSLDFPGYAVGGLSVGEPKDVMNRVLEFTTPLMPDNKPRYLMGVGSPDSLIDGAIRGIDMFDCVLPTRIARNGTCMTSEGRLVVKNAKYARDFGPLDPECDCYTCKNYSRAYIRHLIKCDETFGIRLTSYHNLYFLLNLMENVRQAIREDRLGDFKEEFFERYGFNKPNAKNF is encoded by the coding sequence TTGACTGCAATACGTTATGAATTAATTAAGACATGTAAACAAACAGGAGCAAGGCTGGGTATCGTACATACTCCACATGGTTCCTTTGAAACACCTGCGTTCATGCCTGTTGGAACATTAGCGACAGTAAAAACGATGGCTCCAGAGGATTTAAAAACAATGGGTGCCAATATCATTTTGAGCAACACGTATCATTTATGGCTTCGTCCAGGACATGAAATTGTGAAAGAAGCAGGCGGCCTGCATAAGTTCATGAACTGGGATAAGGCTATTTTAACAGATTCAGGCGGCTTCCAAGTCTTCTCATTAAGCGATTTCCGCAAAATTGAAGAAGAGGGTGTCCATTTTAGAAATCACTTGAATGGGGATAAACTGTTCCTTTCTCCTGAGAAAGCAATGGAAATTCAAAATGCACTTGGTTCAGACATCATGATGGCATTTGATGAATGTCCGCCGTATCCTGCAGAATATGACTATATGAAAGCATCTGTTGAGCGTACGTCCAGATGGGCTGAGCGTTGTCTGAAAGCACATGGCAGACCAGAGGATCAAGGTTTGTTTGGTATTATTCAAGGTGGAGAGTACGAAGAGCTTCGTAAGCAAAGTGCAAGAGATCTTGTTTCATTGGATTTCCCAGGCTACGCAGTCGGTGGTCTTTCTGTTGGAGAACCGAAGGATGTTATGAACAGAGTGCTTGAGTTTACAACACCATTAATGCCTGATAATAAGCCTCGTTATTTAATGGGAGTAGGTTCACCGGATTCCTTAATAGATGGTGCTATTAGAGGGATTGATATGTTTGACTGTGTGCTTCCAACACGTATTGCCCGCAATGGTACATGCATGACGAGCGAAGGCAGACTTGTTGTGAAAAACGCGAAATATGCAAGAGATTTCGGACCGCTTGATCCGGAGTGTGATTGCTATACATGTAAAAACTACAGCCGTGCATACATCCGTCATTTAATTAAATGTGATGAAACGTTCGGAATTAGACTTACATCTTACCATAATCTCTATTTTCTGTTAAACTTAATGGAGAACGTCAGACAAGCGATTCGCGAAGATCGATTGGGGGACTTCAAAGAAGAGTTTTTCGAGCGCTACGGTTTTAATAAGCCAAATGCTAAAAACTTTTAA
- the yajC gene encoding preprotein translocase subunit YajC: MQNIMGLLPFILMFVLFYFLLIRPQQKRQKAVRQMQSDLKKGDKIVTIGGLHATVDAIDEGTIVLKSPDGSRLTFDRNAVREVVESSSSTILDKA; this comes from the coding sequence ATGCAAAACATTATGGGGTTATTACCATTTATTTTAATGTTTGTTCTGTTTTACTTTTTGCTTATCCGTCCGCAGCAAAAGCGTCAAAAAGCGGTTAGGCAAATGCAGAGTGATCTAAAAAAAGGGGACAAGATTGTCACGATTGGCGGACTTCACGCTACTGTCGATGCAATCGACGAAGGCACTATCGTTCTTAAGTCGCCAGACGGCAGCCGTCTGACTTTCGACCGCAATGCTGTTCGTGAAGTTGTTGAATCTTCTTCCAGCACTATTCTGGATAAAGCATAA
- a CDS encoding TIGR04086 family membrane protein, with translation MEESKNVGSAVLYGLIAIFTLFITSSIVFSMLLRFTSLQEGSLQYIITAVSFIALFAGGFISGGKGKQKGWFLGGLTGLIYFLIVFLFSFLGLDQLFTFEQFIYHVCYTLIAMMGGILGVNLSKS, from the coding sequence ATCGAAGAGAGCAAAAACGTCGGCAGTGCCGTATTATACGGCCTGATTGCGATCTTTACCCTATTTATTACAAGCAGTATCGTCTTTTCCATGTTGCTAAGATTCACCTCCCTCCAGGAAGGATCCTTGCAGTACATAATTACCGCTGTTTCCTTTATCGCACTGTTTGCAGGAGGGTTCATCTCTGGTGGAAAAGGTAAGCAGAAGGGCTGGTTTCTTGGTGGATTAACTGGTCTGATTTACTTCTTAATTGTGTTCTTGTTCAGCTTTTTAGGATTGGATCAGCTATTCACTTTCGAGCAATTCATTTATCACGTATGCTATACTCTGATTGCCATGATGGGCGGTATTTTAGGAGTTAACTTATCAAAATCTTAA
- a CDS encoding DUF421 domain-containing protein yields the protein MEEYIIILLRTLLLYAIIVLVFRVMGKREIGELSILDLVVYIMIAEIAVAAIEDIKTELVPTILPIFILLLIQIGLAALSLKSKSVRDLIDGKPTIIINKGKIDEKAMKSQRYNMDDLLLQLREKDVRNVADVEFAILETSGKLSVFEKEPSKSGITIPLIIDGIIQKTSLEEVEKSEAWLRQELRKQGHTKVESISFCSFQDGKFYIDYIDGK from the coding sequence ATGGAGGAATATATCATCATTTTGCTGAGGACCTTATTGCTTTACGCTATCATTGTCCTCGTTTTTCGGGTGATGGGCAAACGGGAGATTGGGGAATTAAGCATTCTTGATCTTGTCGTATATATAATGATTGCAGAAATTGCCGTTGCAGCGATTGAAGATATTAAAACAGAGCTTGTTCCGACCATTTTGCCGATATTTATCCTGCTGCTAATTCAAATAGGTCTGGCAGCCCTGTCCCTAAAAAGTAAAAGCGTCCGTGATTTAATTGATGGAAAGCCTACCATCATTATTAACAAAGGAAAAATCGACGAAAAGGCCATGAAAAGCCAGCGATACAATATGGATGATTTACTGCTGCAGCTTCGAGAAAAGGATGTGCGCAATGTTGCCGATGTTGAATTTGCGATATTAGAAACATCAGGAAAACTGTCTGTGTTTGAAAAGGAACCAAGTAAATCAGGAATTACAATTCCGTTAATTATTGATGGCATCATCCAGAAGACAAGCCTTGAGGAAGTGGAAAAATCGGAAGCATGGTTGAGACAGGAGTTAAGAAAACAAGGGCATACGAAGGTTGAGAGCATCTCCTTTTGCAGCTTTCAAGATGGTAAGTTTTATATTGATTATATAGACGGAAAATGA
- the spoVB gene encoding stage V sporulation protein B, whose product MSKFLQGTIILLAAGLITRVLGFINRIVIARFIGEDGVGLYMMVYPTLILVVTITQLGLPVAISKNVAEAYAEGNHRKVKSILVVALSTTLGLALVFTPLLYLLAPFLAETLFNDSRTLIPMMAIAPIIPIIAVSSVLRGYFQGKQTMKPAAVSQVIEQVIRITLIAVLTKAFLPMGIEYAAAGAMLAGVIGELASLLYLLTSFKWKKGFSLRNKFLQYMVKGKNTFQELMQIALPTTGSRMIGSVAWFLEPIVVAQSLALAGLTAVNATKQYGVLTGFALPLLMLPSFFTQSLSTSLVPAISEANASGQKHKIDYLLQQALRFTFMTGGLAVIVIYVLAEPLMTVMYGSTKGTTFILLMAPFFILNYYQGPLQAALQALNLARAAMINSFIGAAVKTGVILLLASRPEFGIYGVAIALIVGFVLVTMLHFATIAKSIGFSIYVKDYVKMIAVIFVVGYTGTVLAKWAWTDSLVLMVSTDTIIISLLYLILLFVFKLLKKEDIRRIPWIGPILTGK is encoded by the coding sequence ATGTCTAAGTTTTTACAAGGCACCATTATACTGCTAGCAGCAGGGCTCATCACAAGAGTATTAGGTTTCATCAATCGCATCGTCATTGCCCGGTTTATCGGGGAGGATGGAGTCGGGCTTTATATGATGGTATATCCCACATTAATTTTAGTCGTGACCATCACACAGCTTGGACTGCCTGTAGCCATTTCAAAAAATGTAGCAGAAGCATATGCGGAAGGAAACCATCGCAAAGTCAAATCAATTCTTGTCGTGGCTTTGTCGACAACACTTGGACTAGCATTGGTTTTTACACCGCTTTTATATTTGCTTGCTCCATTTTTGGCAGAAACATTATTTAATGACAGCAGAACATTAATACCGATGATGGCAATTGCCCCAATTATTCCTATCATTGCTGTCTCATCTGTATTAAGGGGCTATTTTCAAGGTAAGCAAACAATGAAGCCTGCAGCTGTTTCGCAGGTGATTGAACAAGTCATCCGCATTACTCTTATTGCAGTCCTTACAAAGGCATTTTTGCCGATGGGAATTGAATATGCAGCAGCAGGAGCGATGCTTGCAGGTGTTATTGGAGAATTGGCTTCCCTGCTCTATTTGCTAACTTCCTTCAAATGGAAAAAAGGCTTTTCTCTACGGAACAAGTTTTTGCAGTATATGGTGAAGGGAAAAAACACCTTTCAAGAGCTTATGCAAATTGCCTTGCCGACAACAGGCAGCAGGATGATTGGAAGTGTGGCATGGTTTCTAGAGCCTATCGTTGTAGCGCAAAGTCTGGCTTTAGCCGGTCTGACTGCAGTTAATGCAACAAAGCAGTATGGGGTATTAACAGGATTTGCCTTGCCATTGCTTATGCTTCCTTCTTTTTTTACACAATCCCTTTCCACCTCACTAGTACCTGCTATAAGTGAAGCAAACGCGAGCGGACAGAAGCATAAAATCGACTATTTACTGCAACAGGCATTAAGATTTACTTTTATGACAGGGGGACTAGCTGTCATTGTGATTTATGTATTAGCTGAACCGTTAATGACAGTAATGTATGGCAGCACGAAAGGTACAACCTTCATATTGTTAATGGCACCTTTTTTTATCTTAAATTACTACCAAGGCCCTCTTCAAGCAGCCCTGCAAGCATTAAATTTAGCAAGAGCTGCTATGATTAACAGCTTTATTGGTGCAGCTGTAAAAACAGGAGTAATCCTGCTCCTTGCGAGCAGACCAGAGTTTGGAATTTATGGTGTGGCAATTGCTTTAATTGTTGGGTTTGTGCTTGTAACAATGCTACATTTCGCAACAATCGCCAAATCAATCGGCTTTTCTATCTATGTTAAGGACTATGTCAAAATGATTGCCGTCATATTTGTTGTCGGCTACACGGGAACTGTTTTAGCAAAATGGGCATGGACAGACAGCCTAGTATTAATGGTATCCACTGATACGATCATTATCAGCCTGTTGTATTTGATTTTGCTTTTTGTATTTAAGCTCCTCAAAAAAGAAGATATTAGACGAATTCCCTGGATAGGGCCAATATTAACAGGAAAATGA
- a CDS encoding post-transcriptional regulator: MPSEHLYDHFRHQVKPALKSKLEEFHLLGYDTIDEGELWFFLTKKKWKKPSSDYRIAEIVQDVMNVKVVDFMNFATLEAYKADDYFATLTEEEKKELLK; encoded by the coding sequence ATGCCATCAGAGCATTTATATGATCATTTTCGCCATCAAGTAAAGCCAGCGCTAAAGAGCAAGCTGGAGGAGTTCCATCTGTTAGGCTATGACACGATAGATGAGGGTGAATTATGGTTCTTCTTAACAAAGAAGAAGTGGAAGAAGCCGTCAAGCGATTACAGAATTGCAGAGATTGTTCAGGATGTGATGAATGTTAAGGTCGTAGACTTTATGAATTTTGCGACATTGGAAGCTTATAAGGCAGATGACTATTTTGCAACGCTAACAGAAGAGGAAAAAAAGGAGCTGCTTAAGTAG